In Rhododendron vialii isolate Sample 1 chromosome 9a, ASM3025357v1, the following are encoded in one genomic region:
- the LOC131300360 gene encoding dirigent protein 16-like — protein MFNHFKMLNQPTPTVFIAMLIASLLHMVAAINPATTVGGGEPVLELYMHDILGGSNPTARPVTGLLGNIYSGQVPFARPVGFLPPKGGVAIPNANGALPTVSINGVPLGTGLAGTTFAGNSNNNGRLFATQLGPDGLGLGFGTITVIDDIMTSSPELGSQSLGKAQGIYVASSADGSTQMMAFTVMMEGGEYGDSLNFFGVYKIGSVMSKLSLTGGTGKYKNACGFAEVRSLIPAGQHVTDGVETLLRITVHLKY, from the coding sequence ATGTTCAATCATTTCAAAATGTTGAATCAACCCACACCAACCGTCTTCATTGCAATGCTAATTGCATCCCTCCTCCACATGGTTGCCGCCATCAACCCTGCGACGACGGTGGGCGGCGGAGAACCAGTCCTCGAGCTTTACATGCACGACATTCTGGGCGGCAGCAACCCCACCGCCCGACCGGTAACTGGCCTGCTAGGGAACATTTATAGCGGCCAGGTGCCATTCGCCAGGCCGGTAGGGTTCCTCCCTCCGAAAGGCGGGGTAGCAATTCCCAACGCAAATGGTGCCCTGCCAACTGTCAGTATCAATGGCGTTCCCTTGGGAACTGGATTAGCTGGCACGACTTTTGCCGGAAACTCTAATAACAACGGTAGGTTGTTTGCGACCCAATTAGGGCCGGACGGGTTGGGACTAGGGTTTGGAACAATCACCGTTATTGACGATATAATGACCTCTTCTCCTGAGTTGGGGTCACAGTCTTTGGGGAAAGCCCAAGGGATCTACGTGGCGAGCTCTGCTGACGGATCCACTCAGATGATGGCATTCACGGTTATGATGGAAGGTGGTGAGTACGGTGATAGCCTCAACTTCTTTGGTGTGTACAAGATCGGGAGCGTTATGTCAAAACTGTCGTTAACCGGTGGGACCGGCAAATATAAGAACGCTTGTGGGTTCGCGGAGGTTCGATCGCTCATCCCTGCAGGTCAGCATGTCACGGACGGCGTGGAGACCTTGTTGAGGATCACCGTCCATTTGAAATACTGA
- the LOC131300358 gene encoding hydroxyethylthiazole kinase produces the protein MVDNTHQIKHQQSSPEWGPTAWAHLSAVRTHSPLIQCITNFVSMDLMANTLLSAGASPAMIHSLREIPDFTPRAAALCVNVGTLTAEWLPAMMAAAEAAGRAGKPWVLDPVAAGASRFRLEACRELVGMRPTVVRGNGSEILALANASVGPSKGVDSSHESTDAVEAAKSLAKSSGCIVAVSGAVDIVTDGQRVVGAQNGVAMMQKITATGCSVTALIAAFVAVDPLYAFEATATALSIFGIAGEIGMDMAKGPASLRVHLIDSLYGLDQDTVVRRVNIISFS, from the exons ATGGTAGACAACACCCACCAAATAAAACACCAACAATCCTCCCCAGAGTGGGGCCCAACAGCCTGGGCCCACCTCTCCGCCGTCAGAACCCACTCACCCCTCATCCAATGCATCACCAACTTCGTCTCCATGGACCTTATGGCCAACACCCTCCTCTCCGCCGGCGCGTCGCCGGCCATGATCCACTCGCTCCGGGAAATCCCCGACTTCACCCCTCGCGCCGCTGCCCTCTGCGTCAACGTCGGCACGCTCACCGCCGAGTGGCTTCCGGCAATGATGGCGGCGGCGGAGGCGGCGGGGAGGGCGGGCAAGCCGTGGGTGCTCGACCCGGTCGCGGCTGGGGCGAGCAGGTTCCGGTTGGAGGCTTGCCGTGAGCTTGTTGGGATGAGGCCGACTGTTGTAAGAGGAAATGGGTCTGAGATTCTCGCTCTTGCTAATGCCTCTGTTGGACCTAGTAAG GGTGTAGATAGCTCGCATGAATCAACAGACGCTGTGGAAGCAGCAAAATCCTTGGCTAAATCAAGTGGCTGTATAGTTGCTGTATCCGGAGCTGTTGACATTGTTACAGATGGGCAGCGAGTTGTTGGTGCACAAAATGGCGTGGCCATGATGCAGAAGATTACAGCCACAGGTTGCTCTGTCACTGCTCTCATTGCTGCCTTTGTTGCAGTAGACCCATTATATGCTTTTGAAGCTACAGCTACTGCATTATCCATATTTGGTATTGCTGGTGAGATTGGAATGGACATGGCCAAGGGTCCTGCTTCGCTAAGGGTGCATTTGATTGATTCACTTTATGGGCTTGATCAAGATACTGTAGTTCGTCGGGTTAACATCATCAGCTTCTCATGA